Within Mycobacterium heckeshornense, the genomic segment TCGGCAACGGGTCCCAACAGGAATCGAACAGCACGAACAGCGGTTTGATGTGGTGGCGTGCCGCAATTGCGACAAACTGCGCGAGACGGACTTGGAAGCCCCGGTGATCCTGGGCCCACAGCAGATCGTGCAAGAACACCCGCACCGTATTGAGCCCGTGAAACCGCGCCCAGGACAATTCGGTGTCGATGCGCCGGGGGTCGTAGGTGCCGGGCTGGAACATCTCCAGCTGGTTAATCGCATTGGAGGTGATGTAGTTCGCACCGACAAGCCAGCCTTGAGCTTGATACCACCGGTGGGCGCGGTCCGCCGACCACCGCAGTGACTCACCAGACGCGCGGGGCGGTTCCGCAGTAGCGCGAGGTGCTCGAGCCAGTGCAGCGCCTCCTGCCAATAGCAGTGGGAGCTTCAGGACCGTTCGACGGTACACGAAAAGACCATAATTTGCCCACGGCGCGATCCCCGGTATTTACCGGGCGAGTCCGATCCGCGTACAGAATCGTTATCTCATTGGCGTCGTTGGGCGAAGGGCAGTTCGGGTCACCCGGCGCCGGTCGCGGCGAACCCGGTATTTCAGCGCAGGGCTTGGTCCAGGTCGGCGATCAGGTCGTCGGTGTCTTCCAGCCCGACGGAGATGCGCACCACGTTGTCGCCCAGCCCGATAGCGGCCCGGCCCTCGGGGCCCATCGCGCGGTGAGTGGTCGTCGCCGGGTGGGTGATAAGCGATTTCGCGTCGCCGAGGTTGTTGGAGATGTCGATCAGCCGCAGCTTGTCGAGTACCTCGAAAGCCCGCCGCTTGGCCGCCGGCTCCGGCGCGTCGAGCGCGAAGGTGACGACGGTGCCGCCGCCCGACATCTGCCGCTTAGCCAGGTCGTGCTGCGGATGCGACGCCAGGTAGGGATAACGCACCCAGCTAACCGCAGGATGGCTTTCGAGGAATTCGGCCACCCGCTGCGCTGAGGCATTGGCATGCTCGACCCGAATAGCAAGTGTCTCAAGGCCTTTGAGCAAAATCCAGGCATTGAAGGCGCTGATAGCCGGGCCGGTGTGCCGCATCAGCTTCTGCACCGGGCCGTCGATGTACTCCTTGTCGCCGAGGATGGCCCCGCCCAGCACCCGGCCCTGTCCGTCGAGGTGCTTGGTACCCGAGTAGACCACCACATCGACACCGAGAGGAAAGCCCTGCTGCAGCAGTGGAGTGGCAAAAACGTTGTCCAGGACCACTTTCGCGCCAGCAGCATGCGCTAATTCGGTGACCGCGGCGATATCTACCAGCGACTGCATCGGGTTGGACGGTGTCTCGAAGAACACTGCTTGCGTGGGCTCGGACAGCGCCCGCTCCCACTGGGATAGGTCGTCGCCGTCGACGAAGACGGTCCGGATTCCCCACCGGGGCAGGATCTCGTCGCACACCACAAAACACGAGCCGAACAGGCTGCGCGCGGCCACCAGCCGGTCACCGGCGCCCAGCAGCGCGCCCAGCGACACGAACACCGCGGCCATGCCACTGGCGGTGGCGAACGCCGCCGGCGCTCCCTCGATCAGGCGCAACCGCTCCTCGAGCATGCTGATCGTGGGGTTGCCGTAGCGCGAATACACGTAGCGGTCGATCCTGCCGGCAAACGCCTGCTCCGCGGCGGCCGCAGACTCATAGACATAGCCCGAGGTCAAATACATGGCCTCGGCGGTCTCGTCGAACCGCGACCGCATGATCCCGCCGCGCACCCCGAGGGTGGCCGGCCCGACACCCTCGGGCAGCGGCGCTGGTGTGCGGATCGAGCGCTGGTCGGTCATGACTGCTTCCAGGGCAAACCGATCGCCCGCCAGCCCGAGCCGCCGCGATGACCCGCGGCGTCGAGATGACCCTCAAACCCGTCGAGCACGTTGTATGCCGGTGTGATGCCCGCCGCGGTCGCGGCCTCGGCCGCACCAATCGAACGGTTGCCCGAGCGGCACAGGAAGATCACCGGCCGGTCCTGCCGGGGCGGGACCCGCTCCAGCAGTTCGGCGACGAAGTTCTCGTTGCGCGTCCCGTCGACACGATTCCACTCGAGGTAGACAACCTCGCGGCCGAGGCTGGACAGGTCGGGCACCCCGACAAACCGCCATTCGGCGTCGGTGCGCACATCGACCAGCACCGCCTCGGGATGATCACTGAGCAGCTTCCAGGCCTGCTGGCACGTGATATCTCCTGCGTAGCTCACTTGCGTGAGTCTCGCATATTCAGCCTGACCCCGGCGAATTCGCCGGCGGCCACAGCCGGCGCAGCGCCGCCGACACCTGCCGGGCACGGTCACGCGCGACCGACACGTCAGCCGCGGTGGCCAGTGCCACACCGAGCCTGCGCGGCGTTTGCGGCTCGTGGTGAGCGAAAACCCGGACGTCGCTTTCGGGCACCCGCAGCGCGTCGGCCAGGACGCCGGGATCGGGCCTGGCCTGGTGCGCCCCGGCACCGGCATACAGCACCGCCGCCGCACCCGGCGAGATCATGATCGTGTCGATCGCCAGACCGAGGATCGCGCGGGCCTGCAGTTCGAATGCGGAAAGCCGTTGGGTGCGCAGCGTCACCAGAGCGCTCTCGCGGGGCCGCGCAGTGACGTCGCAGAAGTAGACCTCGTCGCCGCGGGCCATCAGTTCCACGCCGAAGACTCCGCGCCCGCCGAGCGCCTTGACAATCCGTGCGGCGATTGACTTGCCGGCATCCAGCGCGGCGTCGCTCATCTGTTGCGGCTGCCAGGATTCCAATACCTCGCCGGCGACTTCGCCGTGACCGATCGGCGCGCAGAACTCCAACACCGGCCCGTTCGGACCGTCGGTGCACACCGTGAGCAGGGTGACGTGGTAGTCCACCTCGACCAGCGTCTCGGCCAGCACCCGGGGGTGGCTCACGCGCCCGCCGGTTGCCGCTGCACGCCGCCAGGCCGGTTCGACGTCGTCGGGCCCGGACACCACCGAGCTGGCCTGACGGCCGACCACACTGACCGGCTTGACCAGCAGCGGATAGCCGGCATGTGCGGCCACGGCCTTGAGTTCGTCGAGCGAGCCGGCGAACCAGAATGGCGCGGTGGGCAGTCCCAGTTCGTCGGCTGCCAGTCGCCGCAGTCCCTCGCCATCGGTGGACAACCGCACGCCGCGGGCGCTGGGGAGCACTTCGGTCACACCGGTCTCGCCCGCCGCGGCCAGCGCATCGGCGGCCACCGCGTCGGTGAGGGTCACCACGAGATTCGGCCGGAGCCGCCCGATCGCTCCCGTCAACTCCTCGGCGTCGGTCATGTCGACCACCAGCGACTGGTCGGCTATCCGGTGTGCCGGCGTGTCCGCATATCGCTCGACGGCGATGACGTCGGCACCGAGACGCTGGACGGCGATGGCCAGTTCCCGGCTGAGCTCACCGGCCCCCAATAGCATCACCTTGCGGCGCGGGCTGTCGGCGTGGGACGCGTCGGTTTCGTTTCCGCGATTGGCCTCCCGCTCATGTTGTCCATGAGCGTCGTGCGCCTGGTGAGGTTCGCCGGTCAGATCCTCGGCCACGAACTCGCCCCTTGCTGCAACATCCTGCTCAGGATAGGGCCGTTGGCTACGACGACGGCCCGGTGTCACTTTTGTGACGCAACTAATATGGTCGTATGCTGCCACGCAGTTACCAGCACCAGGTCTGCTCCATCGCCCGCAGCCTGGAACTTATCGGCGACCGCTGGACACTGCTGATCGTTCGCGACGCCCTGCGCGGTGTGCGCCGGTTCGACGATTTCCGCGCCCGGCTGGGCGTCGCGCACAACGTGCTCAGTGATCGGCTGTCGCGGCTGACCGAGGCCGGTGTGCTCGAGCGCCGCCTCTACCAGCAACGGCCGGCTCGCTACGAGTACCGCCTCACCCAGCAGGGTCTCGACCTGTGGCCGGTGTTGATGTCGCTGCTGTTGTGGGGTGATCGTTACCTGGCGCCGGACGGTCCGCCGCTGCTCGTCTTGCACCGCCACTGCGGGGGCCGTCTCACCCCGCAGCTGACGTGTGCCACCTGCGCAGCGCAGCTAGGGCCGCACGATGTCGAGCTCGCGCCCGGGCCGGGCGCCACGCGCGCCAGTTGACCCTCGCGTCCTGCGCAGGCCCAGTCCATTGCATCATGCAAGCCACTCTGACATAGTGAATTGCATGACGCAATCGAGTATCGGCTACCTTCTGGGTCATGCCGACGCCGAAGTTCGCCGACTGCTCCTGCAGGCCCGGCTCTACGACGACTACACCGCGGCGGCCCTGCGACGGGCCGGCCTGCAACCCGGGATGCGGGTGCTCGACGTGGGCTGCGGACCCGGTGATGTGTCGTTCGTGGCCGCGCGGCTGGTGGGCTCGACCGGCACGGTGCTGGGCGTGGATGCCGCCGACATCGTCGAGCTCGCCCGCAGCCGTGCGGCAGAAGAGGGGCTGTCGAATGTGCGATTCCAGCGCAGTGCGATCGCCGAAATCGCCCTCGACGAGCCCGTCGACGCGGTGATCGGGCGGTTGATTCTCATGCACCTGCCCGACCCCGTCGGGGCGTTGCGCCAGCTTGCGACGCTGGTGCGACCCGGCGGGCTGATCGCGTTTTCGGAATTCGACACGACGGCGGCAACCAGTGTCCCGGATCTGCCGCACTGGCGGGCGGCCCGAGACGGTATCGCCGCGACGTTCACCGGCATGGGCCTCGACCCGGCCTTCGGCACCACGCTGCATACCCTGTTCCGGCGTGCCGGGCTGGGTGCGCCCCGGCTCACCCTGGGCGCACCGGTGGGCACCGGCGACGACCCCGACACGGTGGCCTTCGTGGCCGAGACCTGGCGTTCGCTGTTGCCGGCAGCACAGCAACTTGGCGTCGTCGACGACGGACTCGCCCACCCGGACAGGCTTGCCGAGCGGCTACACGAGGAAGTCACCGCCAGCGGGGCCATCGTGGTGATGCCCGCGCTGATCAGCGCCTGGGCCCGGGTGTAAGACCGTTTGCGGTCCACCTGCCCGCACCGAAAGCGTCGGCCGGGGCGTAGGGTTGGCCGCCGCAGTCCAGTATTGGCCCGCCACGATCAGTGATCGAGAACCTCGATCCGGCAACTCGGCCCGTGGGCGCGCGCAAGCCGCGCGTCCAGCGTCAGCAGCGTCGCATCGAATGCCTCCGCCAACGCCACGTAGAACGCGTCCCATCCGCGTACCGAGTCGCGTAGTTGCCACGCCCGCTCCAGCAGCCAGCGGTGCCCGAATCGTTCGCCGGGCCAATCCCGCAGATCGGCTACCGCCTGCCGGGCGGCCGTGCCGTCGAGCCGCCCGCGCAGATGCTGGACGCGGATCACGCCCATCACCTCAACGTCGATGACGTGCGGCGCTACGTGGTCGGTATCAGCGGCCAGCCGGGCCGCGATCTCACCCGCCCGTGGCGTGTCAGCGACGACCTCGAACAGGCACGATGCGTCAACGACCAGCATCTGGCCACTGGCCGCGCCACTCGTCCAACGTCGCCAGCACCTCGGCCGTGGATACCGCCGAGGGTCGCCGGCCGGTGCGAGCCAGCCACTCGGCGACCGACGGCCGCGCCGCCAACCGGGCAGCCTCCCGGCGCAGCAACTCCGGCACGGTGATGCCCTCTTCCCCGGCGCGACGCACCAGGGCCGCATAGACATCGTCGTCGATGTCGCGAATCTGAACAGTCTTAGGCATAATTGCATCGTATCATGCATGTACGCATGACGACATGTGCAAGTGCGGCAAAGTCGCGAGCGTGCTCCGGTGGAATCATCGGCCCGCTCAGCGTGCCCCTCGACTTCGACGCCGGGCAGTGAACGACGAACTAAGCGGCGATGTTGGGACGTAACCGGGTTCGCGCGTCCCAGATGGCCGGCCTCAGGGCTGGCCCGGCAGCAACCGCACCATCAAGGCGTGCACCTCGGCCAGCACGGTGTCGTCTTCGTCGACGAGCTCGCCGGAGATGAACGCCTTGCGGCCCTCGGTTTCGGTGATGCGCCCGCGGGTGGTCAGCGGGGTGTCGATCGGGGTGACCTTACGGTAGTCGACCTTCAGGTAAGCGGTCCGGCTGATGGGCCGGCCCGCGGCGTGCACCACCATCCCGCACAGCCAGTCGAACACCAGCGGTATCACCCCACCGTGCACCGCCATGTTGCCGCCGACGTAGTAGCGGCTGAATTGGCCGCGCATTTCGACACCGTCGGCGTCGAACTTCGTCATCGTCCACGGCGGCATCAGCAGGCTGCCCATGCCGGGCAGCGACGGCACCCGTCCCGCGGGGGCGACCCCTTCCGCCGCCTGGAACGGGTCGAGCAGCTTGACCAGCTCTTCGGCCCGCTCGGCGGCTTCGTCCCAGGTGTCACCGTCCGGATCCGCCGACACGGCCAGGTCCTGCAGGCGTCGCATGGCGGCGACGAACTTGGCGAAACCCGGGCCTGGCTCTGCGGGCTCATAGCGCGGGAACCCGCCGTGATGCTGGTATTCGTGGTCCAACGCCTCCGGTTGGTCGGTCATCGGCACGCCTGCAACACGTCGCGGCGCACGATGGTCTGATCGCGGCCCGGGCCCACGCCGATACACGAAACCTGCGCTCCGGCAAGCTCTTCCAGTCGGGAGACATAGTCACGCGCCTTGGCCGGCAGGTCGTCGAACTTTCGCGCTGCCGAGATGTCCTCCCACCAGCCGGGCAGCTCCTCGTAGACGGGTTCGGCGCGCGCCAGTTCGCTCTGGGTCATCGGCATATCCCGGGTCTGTTTGCCGTCGATGCGGTAGCCGACGCACACCGGCACGGTCTGCAGGCTGGAGAGCACGTCGAGCTTGGTCAGAAAATAGTCGGTGATGCCGTTGACCCTAGTGGCATACCGGGCCACCACCGCGTCGAACCAGCCGCAGCGGCGGCGCCGGCCCGTCGTCACCCCGACCTCGCCGCCGGTCTTGGACAGGTATTCACCGTTCTCGTCGAACAACTCGGTGGGAAACGGCCCCGATCCCACCCGGGTGGTATAGGCCTTGAGGATGCCCAGCACGGTGCTGATCCGCGTCGGACCGATGCCGGAGCCGACGGCCGCGCCGCCCGCGGTCGGATTCGACGACGTCACATAGGGATACGTGCCGTGGTCGACGTCGAGCAGGGTGCCCTGCGATCCTTCCAGCAACACCGTCTCACCGCGCTCTAACGCCGCGTTGAGCAGCAGCCGGGTATCAGCGATGCGGTGCTTGAAACGCTCGGCCTGCGCCAGCAGCGCGTCCACCACGTGCGTGGGCTCGAGCGCCTTGCGGTTGTAGATCTTGACCAGCACCTGGTTTTTGAATTCCAGCGCGGCCTCGATCTTGCGGGTCAGCAAGTCCGGGTCGAAGACATCGGCCACGCGGATTCCGATGCGGGCGATCTTGTCCTGATAGCACGGGCCGATCCCGCGGCCGGTGGTGCCGATCTTCTTGTTGCCCATGTAGCGTTCGGTGACCTTGTCGATCGCGACGTGATACGGCATCAGCAGGTGGGCGTCGGCGGAGATCAGCAGCCGCGAGGTGTCCACGCCGCGGGCCTCCAAGCCCGCCAGCTCGTCGAGCAGCACACCGGGGTCGACCACCACCCCGTTGCCGATGACATTGGTGACCCCGGGTGTCAGCACGCCGGAGGGAATGAGGTGCAGCGCGAAGTTTTCGCCGGTGGGCAACACCACGGTGTGCCCGGCGTTGTTGCCCCCTTGATAGCGCACCACCCACTGCACGCGCCCGCCGAGCAGATCGGTGGCCTTGCCTTTGCCCTCGTCGCCCCACTGGGCGCCGATGAGGACGATTGCCGGCATGGTGTTTCTCCTGGCTATTGTGGTCCAGCCGGTGACCCACACTATCCCAGTGGTTTGCGAGGACGTCTGGAACACGGCGGTGCTGGTGTTCGGCGACCGACCCGTCATGCGCCCGTTGACCGGCCTGCCCTTGGTGCGCATCGACGGTCCCGCCGACATCGATGCCGCGATCGGAAAGTTTCGCCGCCTGGTGGTGGTCGGTGAGGATGCCGACTTGGCAGCCGTGCTGGCCCGGCTGCTGCGCGCCGACCGGCTCGACATCGAGGTCGGCTTCGTGCCCCGGCGGTGCAGCGCGGCCGCCCGGGTCTACGGGTTGCGGGCAGGACGTCGGGCCGCACGGCGGGCGCGGCGGGGTCGTGCACGGTTGATGCCGCTGATCCGCGACGAGACCGGGGCGGTGATCGTGGGCGGCGCGGTGTGGCGCGGTGCCGAGGGACCGCTGCACGGGGAGGCGGTCGTCGACGACACCACGCTCTTCGACGGCGACGTCGCCGGGGTGCGGGTCGAGCCCACCGCGGTTCTGCCCGGCCTGCGGGCCCGGGTGCTCGGTGCTTGGCCGCGCCGTTGGGTGGCCGGGCGGGCTGCGCAGCTGGGCTGCACCGGCGTGGTAGTTACCCGCGACGGCGTGCCCGCCGGCCGGCCGGCGCGGCGCTCGACGTTCTACCGGCACACCCGGGGCTGGTTGCTGGTCCGGTAGTTTCGAACGGTGAGCGTTCGCGGCCTGCACGAGTCGGTGCGACCCAGCCCCATCTTCCTGGCAATGGTAGGGTTGACGGCCTGCGGCGGCATGCTGGCGTGGCTGGCCGGGGCCAGCACCCGGGCGCTGGCCTATGTCGGGGTGTTCATCTTCGTGATCGCGGGCTGGCTGGTATCGCTGTGCCTGCATGAGTTCGGGCACGCCGTCACCGCATGGCGTTTCGGTGACCGTGACGTCGCGGTGCGCGGGTATCTGACGCTCGACCCGCGCCGCTACAGCCATCCCATGCTGTCGCTGGGCCTGCCGATGCTGTTCATCGCGCTCGGCGGCATCGGGTTGCCGGGCGCGGCCGTCTACGTGCGGACCTCGTTTATGACGCCAGCGCGACGCACCCTGGTGAGCCTGGCCGGACCGTTCGCCAATCTCGTGCTGGCCGTGCTGCTGTTGGCGCTGGTCCGGTTGTACTACGAGCCCGCGCACCCGGTGTTGTGGGCCGGGGTGGCCTTTCTGGGTTTTCTTCAAGTGACCGCGGTGGTGCTCAACCTGCTGCCGATCCCGGGCCTCGACGGCTACGGCGCGCTGGAACCGCACCTGAGCCCCGAAACGCAGCGCGCGCTGGAACCGGCCAAGCAGTTCGGGTTCTTGTTCGTGCTGCTGCTCTTCCTCGCGCCGGCGCTGAACCAGTGGTTCTTCGGTGTCGTCGACTGGTGTTTCGAGCTGTCCGGGGTGCCCGCCATGCTGGCACGCCTGGGCAGCGCGCTGACCCGATTCTGGAGCGCCTGGTTCTGAGCGTCTTGCAATATATGCGCTAACACGCATATATTGCGGGCATGGGTGGCGGCCACACGCATACAAACGCCGACGCCCGGATATCGCGGATGCTGTGCGCCGCCGTGCTCCTCGCGGGCTTCTTCGTGGTGGAACTGAGCACGGCGTTGCTCATCGGGTCGATTGCGCTGCTGGCCGACGCCGGGCATCTGCTGACCGACCTGGCCGCCGCGGTGCTGGGGCTGGGCGCGCTGATGCTGGTCCAACGCAACAGCCCCTCGCCCCGGCGCACCTACGGCTGGCACCGCACCGAGGTGTTCACGGCGGTGGTCAACGCGGTACTGCTGGTCGGGATCGCGGCGTTCATCCTCGTCGAGGCGGTCCGGCGGCTCGGCAACGCCCCGGCCATTCCGGGCGTCCCGCTGACTGTCGTCGCACTCGGCGGGCTGGCCACCAACACCGCGGCGGCGCTGCTGCTGCGGTCGCAGTCCGCGCGCAGCCTGGCCGTCAAGGGCGCCTACACCGAGGTCGTCGCCGACATGGTAGGCAGCCTCGGCGTGCTCGTCGCCGGGGTGATCACCCTGACGACGGGCTGGCCCTACGCCGACGTGGTGGTCGCCGTTTTTGTCGCGCTATGGGTGCTGCCGCGCGCGCTGTCGCTGGCCGCGGGCGCGCTGCGCATCCTGTCCGAATCATCGCCGACCCACATCGACGTCGACGAACTGCGTGCGGCGCTGCGCGCCGTCGACGGTGTGACCGAGGTTCACGACCTGCATGTGTGGACGCTCGTGCCCGGCAAAGACGTGGCGACCGCGCACCTGACCAGCCGCGCCGACGCGACCCGGGTGCTCGCCGATGCGCGCGCCGTGCTGGCGACGCGGGGGTTGGAGCACGCCACGGTGCAAGTGGAGCCGCCTGGCGGAGCCGGCGACTGCTCGGTGAGTTGGTGAATTGCGGCGCCCATGGCCAGCGATGTGGTCATTCGCCCGCTGCGGGAAGCGGACCTGCCGGCCGCCAGCCTGATCTGCCGACGAGCATTCGGAACGTTTCTCGGCGCGCCTGATCCCGGCACCTTCTGGGCCGATCGCGAGTACGTGCGGAGCCGCTGGCGCACGGATCCCGCGGCCGCGCTGGCAGCGGAAGTGGACGGCTCGCTGGTGGGTTCGAACCTGGTGACCCGCTGGGGCAGTTTCGGATTTTTCGGACCGCTCACCGTAGAACCGGCGTGGTGGAATCAGCGAGCGGCGCAGCGCCTGTTGGGCGCGACGGTCGACCTGCTCGACGGCTGGCGGGTGAAAGACGCCGCGCTGTTCACGTTCGCGCACAGTCCACGCCATATCCACCTCTATGAGAGGTTCGGCTTCTGGCCGCGCTTCCTGACCGCCGTCCTCTCGAAGTCACCGACTGCGCAGCCGCCCGCCCCATGGTCCAGGTATGCCGAAGCAACCGACGATGACCGGCACACCATCGTCGACTGCTGCCGGGGACTTACCGACGCGATTTACGACGGCCTGGACGTTGGCTCCGAGATCCGTTCGGTCTACGAGCAACGACTCGGCGACACCGTGCTGCTGGGGAGCGGAGACGCGCTCGACGCATTCGCCGTCTGCCATCTCGGCGCAGGCACGGAAGCCGGCGAGGACACCTGTTACATCAAATTCGGCGCCGTTCGGCCCGGAGCCGACGCTGAGCGGGTTTTCGGTCAGTTGCTCAGCGCCTGCGAGACGTTGGCCGCACAGCATGGCCTGCACCGCCTGGAAGCCGGCGTCAACCTCAATCGCAGTCGGGCCTACCGGGCGATGCTCCAGCGCGGATATCGGGCGGACATGTACGGAATCTCGATGCACCGGCCAGATTCGCCCGCATACAACGGACCGGATGTCTACGTCGTCGATGATTTGCGGTAAACCATCGGCTCATCGCAGACCGAGCTCCGAGCGCGCAGCGGGATCGCAGTCGTCGAGCAGCTCCAGGCAGCGTTGATACTCGTCGGTCTCCCCGATGGCGTCGGCGGCCCGCGCCAGCGCGGCCACACAGCGCAAGAATCCACGGTTGGGTTCGTGCGAATACGGCACCGGGCCAAAGCCCTTCCACCCGTTGCGACGCAGCTGATCGAGGCCGCGGTGGTAGCCGGTACGGGCGAAGGCATAGGCGGTGATGGCCTTGTCCTCGGCCAACGCTTCTTCGGCCAGCGCCGCCCACGCGACCGAGGCCGCCGGGTGCGCGGCCGCGACGATGGCAGGGTTTTGGTTGGCGCGCAGCTCGGCCTCGGCGTCGCGGTCGCCGG encodes:
- a CDS encoding PaaI family thioesterase, yielding MTDQPEALDHEYQHHGGFPRYEPAEPGPGFAKFVAAMRRLQDLAVSADPDGDTWDEAAERAEELVKLLDPFQAAEGVAPAGRVPSLPGMGSLLMPPWTMTKFDADGVEMRGQFSRYYVGGNMAVHGGVIPLVFDWLCGMVVHAAGRPISRTAYLKVDYRKVTPIDTPLTTRGRITETEGRKAFISGELVDEDDTVLAEVHALMVRLLPGQP
- a CDS encoding O-succinylhomoserine sulfhydrylase; protein product: MTDQRSIRTPAPLPEGVGPATLGVRGGIMRSRFDETAEAMYLTSGYVYESAAAAEQAFAGRIDRYVYSRYGNPTISMLEERLRLIEGAPAAFATASGMAAVFVSLGALLGAGDRLVAARSLFGSCFVVCDEILPRWGIRTVFVDGDDLSQWERALSEPTQAVFFETPSNPMQSLVDIAAVTELAHAAGAKVVLDNVFATPLLQQGFPLGVDVVVYSGTKHLDGQGRVLGGAILGDKEYIDGPVQKLMRHTGPAISAFNAWILLKGLETLAIRVEHANASAQRVAEFLESHPAVSWVRYPYLASHPQHDLAKRQMSGGGTVVTFALDAPEPAAKRRAFEVLDKLRLIDISNNLGDAKSLITHPATTTHRAMGPEGRAAIGLGDNVVRISVGLEDTDDLIADLDQALR
- a CDS encoding GNAT family N-acetyltransferase, producing the protein MASDVVIRPLREADLPAASLICRRAFGTFLGAPDPGTFWADREYVRSRWRTDPAAALAAEVDGSLVGSNLVTRWGSFGFFGPLTVEPAWWNQRAAQRLLGATVDLLDGWRVKDAALFTFAHSPRHIHLYERFGFWPRFLTAVLSKSPTAQPPAPWSRYAEATDDDRHTIVDCCRGLTDAIYDGLDVGSEIRSVYEQRLGDTVLLGSGDALDAFAVCHLGAGTEAGEDTCYIKFGAVRPGADAERVFGQLLSACETLAAQHGLHRLEAGVNLNRSRAYRAMLQRGYRADMYGISMHRPDSPAYNGPDVYVVDDLR
- a CDS encoding DUF3151 domain-containing protein; this encodes MAPTRDLLGPDPILLPGDRDAEAELRANQNPAIVAAAHPAASVAWAALAEEALAEDKAITAYAFARTGYHRGLDQLRRNGWKGFGPVPYSHEPNRGFLRCVAALARAADAIGETDEYQRCLELLDDCDPAARSELGLR
- a CDS encoding winged helix-turn-helix transcriptional regulator, which translates into the protein MLPRSYQHQVCSIARSLELIGDRWTLLIVRDALRGVRRFDDFRARLGVAHNVLSDRLSRLTEAGVLERRLYQQRPARYEYRLTQQGLDLWPVLMSLLLWGDRYLAPDGPPLLVLHRHCGGRLTPQLTCATCAAQLGPHDVELAPGPGATRAS
- a CDS encoding adenylosuccinate synthase — translated: MPAIVLIGAQWGDEGKGKATDLLGGRVQWVVRYQGGNNAGHTVVLPTGENFALHLIPSGVLTPGVTNVIGNGVVVDPGVLLDELAGLEARGVDTSRLLISADAHLLMPYHVAIDKVTERYMGNKKIGTTGRGIGPCYQDKIARIGIRVADVFDPDLLTRKIEAALEFKNQVLVKIYNRKALEPTHVVDALLAQAERFKHRIADTRLLLNAALERGETVLLEGSQGTLLDVDHGTYPYVTSSNPTAGGAAVGSGIGPTRISTVLGILKAYTTRVGSGPFPTELFDENGEYLSKTGGEVGVTTGRRRRCGWFDAVVARYATRVNGITDYFLTKLDVLSSLQTVPVCVGYRIDGKQTRDMPMTQSELARAEPVYEELPGWWEDISAARKFDDLPAKARDYVSRLEELAGAQVSCIGVGPGRDQTIVRRDVLQACR
- a CDS encoding cation diffusion facilitator family transporter, producing MGGGHTHTNADARISRMLCAAVLLAGFFVVELSTALLIGSIALLADAGHLLTDLAAAVLGLGALMLVQRNSPSPRRTYGWHRTEVFTAVVNAVLLVGIAAFILVEAVRRLGNAPAIPGVPLTVVALGGLATNTAAALLLRSQSARSLAVKGAYTEVVADMVGSLGVLVAGVITLTTGWPYADVVVAVFVALWVLPRALSLAAGALRILSESSPTHIDVDELRAALRAVDGVTEVHDLHVWTLVPGKDVATAHLTSRADATRVLADARAVLATRGLEHATVQVEPPGGAGDCSVSW
- the purT gene encoding formate-dependent phosphoribosylglycinamide formyltransferase produces the protein MAEDLTGEPHQAHDAHGQHEREANRGNETDASHADSPRRKVMLLGAGELSRELAIAVQRLGADVIAVERYADTPAHRIADQSLVVDMTDAEELTGAIGRLRPNLVVTLTDAVAADALAAAGETGVTEVLPSARGVRLSTDGEGLRRLAADELGLPTAPFWFAGSLDELKAVAAHAGYPLLVKPVSVVGRQASSVVSGPDDVEPAWRRAAATGGRVSHPRVLAETLVEVDYHVTLLTVCTDGPNGPVLEFCAPIGHGEVAGEVLESWQPQQMSDAALDAGKSIAARIVKALGGRGVFGVELMARGDEVYFCDVTARPRESALVTLRTQRLSAFELQARAILGLAIDTIMISPGAAAVLYAGAGAHQARPDPGVLADALRVPESDVRVFAHHEPQTPRRLGVALATAADVSVARDRARQVSAALRRLWPPANSPGSG
- a CDS encoding site-2 protease family protein produces the protein MVGLTACGGMLAWLAGASTRALAYVGVFIFVIAGWLVSLCLHEFGHAVTAWRFGDRDVAVRGYLTLDPRRYSHPMLSLGLPMLFIALGGIGLPGAAVYVRTSFMTPARRTLVSLAGPFANLVLAVLLLALVRLYYEPAHPVLWAGVAFLGFLQVTAVVLNLLPIPGLDGYGALEPHLSPETQRALEPAKQFGFLFVLLLFLAPALNQWFFGVVDWCFELSGVPAMLARLGSALTRFWSAWF
- a CDS encoding rhodanese-like domain-containing protein, producing MSYAGDITCQQAWKLLSDHPEAVLVDVRTDAEWRFVGVPDLSSLGREVVYLEWNRVDGTRNENFVAELLERVPPRQDRPVIFLCRSGNRSIGAAEAATAAGITPAYNVLDGFEGHLDAAGHRGGSGWRAIGLPWKQS
- a CDS encoding type II toxin-antitoxin system VapC family toxin, with amino-acid sequence MLVVDASCLFEVVADTPRAGEIAARLAADTDHVAPHVIDVEVMGVIRVQHLRGRLDGTAARQAVADLRDWPGERFGHRWLLERAWQLRDSVRGWDAFYVALAEAFDATLLTLDARLARAHGPSCRIEVLDH
- a CDS encoding class I SAM-dependent methyltransferase yields the protein MTQSSIGYLLGHADAEVRRLLLQARLYDDYTAAALRRAGLQPGMRVLDVGCGPGDVSFVAARLVGSTGTVLGVDAADIVELARSRAAEEGLSNVRFQRSAIAEIALDEPVDAVIGRLILMHLPDPVGALRQLATLVRPGGLIAFSEFDTTAATSVPDLPHWRAARDGIAATFTGMGLDPAFGTTLHTLFRRAGLGAPRLTLGAPVGTGDDPDTVAFVAETWRSLLPAAQQLGVVDDGLAHPDRLAERLHEEVTASGAIVVMPALISAWARV